The genome window ATTGTGAACTTATCTATGAATACAGATGGTGCCCGAAAATGGTCCATCGTAACCGGTTCCAATGTGGGCCGCAAAGTTGCGCTTGTTCTGGATAAAAAAGTACACATGGCACCTAATATTAAGGAAAAAATTTCCGGAGGCGGTACTCTTATCGAAGGTTTCGCCAATATTAATGAAGCAAAAGATATCGCTATTGTACTTCGTGCCGGTGCATTACCTGCGCCTGTAGACATAATTGAAGAACGGGTCGTAGGTCCTTCATTGGGCGCTGACTCAATTCGCCGCGGCACACAATCTGTCCTGATTGGGCTCGCACTTGTATTGTTATTTATGATGGTGTATTACAAGATGTCTGGATTGATAGCAAACTTTGCACTAATATGGAATATTATCCTCGTACTGGCTGTGTTAGCTTCCTTGGGGGCAACATTAACACTCCCTGGTATTGCAGGATTGATTCTAACCGTAGGTATGTCAATCGATGCCAATGTAATTATTTTTGAACGTATCAGAGAAGAATTACAAAAAGGAAAAACACCAAGAGCTGCAGTTGATGGCGGATATAGTCGCGCACTTACGACCATTATTGATGCCAATGTTACTACAGTTATTGCTGCATTGGTATTGATGCAATTCGGTTCAGGCCCCATTCGTGGATTTGCCACAGTACTATTCTGGGGTATCCTCATCTCTATGTTCACAGCCATTTTTGTAACTCGCACAATTTTTAACTCTTTTACCAGCCGCAAAGGCTTAACCAAGTTGAGCATATGAGAATTATTAAAGACACGAAAATTAATTTTATGAGTCAGCAAAAGCTGACTACACTTTTATCCGCATTCTTAATTATTGCCGGGGTGATTTCTCTGGCGGTGAATGGCGGACCAAAACTAAGTATCGACTTTAAGGGTGGTACCATGGTCTCCGTGCAGTATACAGAAGCCATGGATGTAACCGTAGTTCGAACAGCTATGGGAAATGTGAATATTGATGGACAATCCTTCGATTTCAGCCGTGAAGAGATCAAACACTTTGGAGGCTCGGCCGCAATCTCAGTTCGTGTACCACACATTGAGAATGCGCCAAATAATTTTGCCCAAAAAATTGTGGACCACCTATATAATGCATTCCCGGGAAAGGTGCCTGAAAACAAAACAGATTTCATTCTAGGTAAAGGTACAGTGGGACCAAAAATCGGATCTGAACTAAGTGGAAAGGCCATCATGGCTATCATTTCTGCTTTAGGATTAATCCTGCTTTATATTTCCATTCGGTTTGAATTTCGATTTGCTTTAGGTGCAATCGCTGCCTTAGCTCATGATG of Candidatus Neomarinimicrobiota bacterium contains these proteins:
- the secF gene encoding protein translocase subunit SecF, which codes for MRIIKDTKINFMSQQKLTTLLSAFLIIAGVISLAVNGGPKLSIDFKGGTMVSVQYTEAMDVTVVRTAMGNVNIDGQSFDFSREEIKHFGGSAAISVRVPHIENAPNNFAQKIVDHLYNAFPGKVPENKTDFILGKGTVGPKIGSELSGKAIMAIISALGLILLYISIRFEFRFALGAIAALAHDVLITLGIFSLMGYEISLPIIAAFLTIVGYSLNDTIVIFDRIRENVKASKKETYNLIVNQSINDSLSRTIITSLTTFMVVFVLWLFGGEVIHNFALAMIIGVIVGTYSSIFIASPIVVHLHENATK